A genome region from Bufo gargarizans isolate SCDJY-AF-19 chromosome 2, ASM1485885v1, whole genome shotgun sequence includes the following:
- the LOC122925607 gene encoding protein kinase C delta type-like yields the protein MLADCDEADVLVEHRVLQLASGSPFLVHADFAFQTKLLFLLGLEYMSCGDFDQFLRMKGRLDIPSARFYAAELVCGIQFLHSKGIVHRDLKPENILVAETGHIKITDFGLALENMLGDRTATEYAGTEGYVAPEMLAEEEYGVGVDWYSFGVILNEMITSQGTRRSGAKDIIKKLLLRDPAKRLGVHGNIRGHHFFQHIDWVSVEALRMLPPHIPVPSIPQLCPRQFYLYRMEAAAAEKGPLPSKDQAIFRGFSFVTW from the exons ATGCTTGCCGACTGTGATGAGGCGGATGTGTTGGTGGAGCACCGAGTGTTACAGCTGGCATCTGGGAGCCCCTTCCTTGTCCACGCAGACTTTGCATTTCAGACCAAG TTGCTTTTTCTACTTGGGCTGGAATACATGAGCTGCGGGGACTTTGATCAATTCCTGAGGATGAAGGGGCGGCTTGACATCCCCAGTGCAAG ATTCTATGCCGCTGAGCTTGTGTGTGGCATCCAATTTCTCCATTCTAAGGGAATTGTCCACAGAGACCTCAAGCCCGAGAACatcctggtggctgagacgggccATATTAAGATCACAGATTTCGGTCTCGCACTTGAGAACATGCTTGGAGACCGCACAGCCACCGAATATGCTGGGACAGAAGGCTATGTGGCTCCTGAG ATGCTGGCTGAGGAGGAGTATGGCGTCGGAGTGGACTGGTATTCATTTGGTGTCATCTTAAATGAAATGATTACCAGTCAGGGCACAAGACGCTCCGGCGCTAAAGACATCATTAAAAAG CTCCTCCTGAGAGATCCTGCCAAGCGCTTAGGAGTCCACGGGAACATCCGAGGCCATCATTTCTTCCAGCATATTGACTGGGTCTCAGTGGAAGCCCTTCGGATGCTCCCACCACACATCCCTGTA CCATCTATACCTCAACTCTGTCCCAGGCAATTTTACCTGTACagaatggaggcagcagcagccgagAAGGGACCTTTACCATCTAAAGATCAGGCCATTTTCAGAGGGTTTTCATTTGTCACCTGGTAA